One window from the genome of Cryptomeria japonica chromosome 6, Sugi_1.0, whole genome shotgun sequence encodes:
- the LOC131060688 gene encoding E3 ubiquitin-protein ligase RING1-like: MSGGGGEGQRYWCHLCDTMVTPLLGAGEEVTCAQCHGGFVEEMESPHPIPPPPSAAEGEATHNLIGDGRIGDFFSRMMERHIGAALGGPEAATATGGTGFNHMMLMPGGGSIQIVFDHSGRGGGGEGGGGGIRFPATIGDYYLGGGLEQLIQQLAENDPNRYGTPPAAKAAVQDMPVIKITEEHLTSDAGQCAVCKDTFEEGSEARQMPCKHIYHPDCILPWLELHSTCPVCRYEMPPEESSNPSEGSNARPVDTAGGASGVGGRRFMFQFPLRSRDAAPGGSSSGQDSTMPPRNANDNDNSGGDQPMSEARHEDLD, encoded by the coding sequence ATGTCGGGCGGGGGAGGAGAAGGGCAAAGATACTGGTGCCACCTGTGCGATACAATGGTGACGCCCCTGCTAGGAGCAGGGGAGGAGGTTACCTGTGCACAGTGTCATGGGGGTTTCGTGGAGGAAATGGAAAGCCCTCATCCGATTCCCCCCCCACCCAGCGCCGCAGAAGGAGAGGCGACGCACAATCTAATAGGGGACGGACGCATTGGCGACTTCTTCAGTCGGATGATGGAGCGCCACATCGGTGCTGCATTGGGCGGTCCTGAGGCGGCGACGGCAACAGGAGGCACTGGATTCAATCACATGATGTTGATGCCAGGCGGCGGCAGTATACAAATTGTGTTCGATCATAGCGGCCGAGGAGGCGGAGGGGAAGGCGGAGGAGGAGGGATTAGGTTTCCTGCTACAATCGGCGACTATTATCTGGGCGGCGGGCTGGAGCAGCTCATTCAGCAATTGGCTGAGAACGATCCAAATCGCTACGGCACCCCGCCGGCAGCCAAGGCCGCGGTGCAAGACATGCCGGTGATCAAAATTACGGAAGAGCATCTTACTTCGGACGCCGGGCAGTGCGCCGtttgtaaagatacttttgaagaAGGATCCGAGGCGCGGCAGATGCCCTGTAAGCACATATATCATCCCGACTGCATTTTACCCTGGCTCGAGTTGCACTCCACTTGTCCAGTATGCCGCTACGAAATGCCCCCTGAAGAATCGTCAAACCCTAGCGAGGGCTCCAATGCAAGACCTGTCGATACAGCTGGTGGCGCTAGTGGCGTTGGCGGGCGGAGGTTCATGTTTCAGTTTCCTTTACGCTCCCGCGATGCAGCCCCCGGCGGGAGTAGCTCCGGCCAAGACAGTACGATGCCACCGCGGAACgctaatgataatgataatagtgGCGGGGATCAGCCAATGTCAGAGGCAAGGCATGAAGACCTAGATTGA